The genomic region AAGCCATCAATGGAACAAATAAAGGGCGCATCGGCGAAGTCCTGAAATAAAAAGTCTGTTTCGTTGATCAACGGTTCGGCGTCGCCGTCGTTGCGGTTATGGTTTGGGTGTTCAGCCAGCGGTCACCAGAGCCTTGAGCGAGTTATCGAACTGCTTCAAGGCGCTTAGTTGCAGGTCGCGTTGCTGATCGATCTGGGCGGCAATCTCGGCTGCCGCTTTACTGTGTACCCAGACCGAAGGCATTTGTTTCTCGACGGCGCCTTCGGCCTTGCCGATGTATTGCAGGTTGGCGTCGTAGAACCGCGCGGCGAAACGTGCCTCGACCTGACTGTTGTGTTGGGTCAGCAGACGGTTATGCGTATCGAGCATGACCACCACATCCGGATGGGCCTGCACCAGCGCATCGAGGTTGTCGTAGACAGTCACGGACAGGAACTGCTGCTGCAGCGAGCTCATCAGCCAGTCGATTGCCAACTCCGGGTCGGAGCTGTTGATGAACGCGTTGCGAATCCGTGCATCCAGCGCATCTCGCGCGCCGTTCACCGCCACATCATGGTACCGCTCAAGGTATTGCAGGTTGTCCAGGGTGTTTTCGCTGTACAGCACACCGACGGTTTGTGAATGCTGCAACCCGGTGCTGGCGCCGGCGATGGGCAGAAAATGGCACGATTGAGCGTCGTCTGCGTAGGCGGTTGCAGCAGTAGCAACCCCACCCATCAACAGGGCGACAATTGCCAGTCGGGTCAATGTCTTCATCGCGCAAATTCCTTGAGCTGCGTCTTCGATGGAGGCGATTTTCCGCCTTTACCCGATCCAGCAGAACTTGCGTTTCTTGATTGTCACTATTACTTGAACCGATAGTTGCGCCGCGTGCAGTAACGCCTCGATTACGCGATGCTCAGCTGATTTCTCCCCTGCGACTTCGCCACGTAAAGCGCACGGTCTGCACGACTGATCAGTGCCTTTTCATCAGGATCACTGCCGTCGGCGACATAAGTCGCCATCCCCAGGCTGACGGTCACGATACCTAACGGGCTCGACAAATGCGCAAGTTGCTCGGCTGTAATACCCGACAGAATCGCCTCGGCAACCGTGCGCGCTCCTGATTCGTCCGTATTGGGCATCACCACGGCGATCTCCTCTCCGCCATAGCGAGCCGTCATGTCACCCGGGCGACGTACACAGTGCTTGATCGCCTGAGCGATGATCCGCAGGCATTCGTCTCCGGCGAGGTGGCCGTAGTGATCGTTGTAAGGTTTGAAAAAATCCACATCGATCAGGATTAATGACAACGGGCTTGCGAGTCGCTTGGCGCGTTTGAATTCGACATCCAGAAACTGATCAAAATGGCGGCGGTTGGCGAGACCGGTGAGTTTGTCCTCGCTGGCGAG from Pseudomonas sp. GGS8 harbors:
- a CDS encoding ATPase; this translates as MKTLTRLAIVALLMGGVATAATAYADDAQSCHFLPIAGASTGLQHSQTVGVLYSENTLDNLQYLERYHDVAVNGARDALDARIRNAFINSSDPELAIDWLMSSLQQQFLSVTVYDNLDALVQAHPDVVVMLDTHNRLLTQHNSQVEARFAARFYDANLQYIGKAEGAVEKQMPSVWVHSKAAAEIAAQIDQQRDLQLSALKQFDNSLKALVTAG